DNA sequence from the Myxococcaceae bacterium JPH2 genome:
CCATGGCGTCGAACCGCTCGGCCTTCGCGTCACCCGCGAGCCGGTCCCAGATGGGCGTGTCCACCCAGCCCGGCGACACCAGGTTGACGCGCAGGGGCGCCAGCTCCACCGCCAGCGCTCGGGCGAGCCCCTCCAGCGCGCCGTTCACCGCCGCCACCAGCGCGCCCCTCGGCGCGGGCCGCTGCGCCGCGATGCCGCCCGTCAACGTGAACGAGCCACCCACCTCCATCCGCCCCGCCGCGTGCTTGGCCAACAGCAGCGACGACGTGAACTTCGAGTCGATGAAGCTCCGCGCGCCCGCGAGGTCCAGCTCGCGCACCGGCTGGTAAGCTCGCGTCACGTCCGCCGCAGTGGTGACCAGGTGCCGGAAGGAGCCCACCCGGGCGAAGAGGCGCTCCACGTCCTCCTCCCGCGTGATGTCCGCCTCGCATGCTTGAATGCCCTTCGCCTCGCCGCCCAGCTCCGCCACCACCGCGTCCAGCTTCGCCCGCGAGCGCCCCACGATGACCGCCTGCATGCCCCGGCGCAGCACCTCCCGCGCCACCCCGAGCCCGATGCCTGAACCGCCTCCCACGATGACCACTTTCATGTGCTGCCTCCCGCCTGGGGCCTCGCGCTGACTCCTTGGCGCGGGCCTGATAGATGCGGGCACCGTTCCATGGCGCGCGTGTGCGTCGGAAACGGGAAGTTCCGTTCACCCCCATCGGCGTTTCCGAAGGAAGGGTCGTGAAGCTCAGACAGTTGGAGACGTTTCGCACCGTCGCTCGCACGCTCAACTTCCGCCGCGCGGCCGAGCAACTCCACTACGCCCAGTCCAGCATCACCGAGCAGATTCAAGGACTGGAGTCCGACCTGGACGTGGCCCTGTTCGACCGGACCGGCCGCGTGCTGCGCCTCACCGAGGCCGGCGCCCGCCTGCTGTCCTACG
Encoded proteins:
- a CDS encoding SDR family oxidoreductase — protein: MKVVIVGGGSGIGLGVAREVLRRGMQAVIVGRSRAKLDAVVAELGGEAKGIQACEADITREEDVERLFARVGSFRHLVTTAADVTRAYQPVRELDLAGARSFIDSKFTSSLLLAKHAAGRMEVGGSFTLTGGIAAQRPAPRGALVAAVNGALEGLARALAVELAPLRVNLVSPGWVDTPIWDRLAGDAKAERFDAMARRLPVGRVGTPGDVAHGVLFLMENGFTTGSVLHVDGGHPLV